A stretch of Malus sylvestris chromosome 11, drMalSylv7.2, whole genome shotgun sequence DNA encodes these proteins:
- the LOC126588359 gene encoding pentatricopeptide repeat-containing protein At2g22410, mitochondrial-like, whose amino-acid sequence MKSRFHSLLSSHWLQILRQFSSASALKPTWNSKTNVIITNPTLQIMESCTTILQLKQIQAQMTTTGLITHTFPVSRVLAFCALADGGDIRYARVLFTQIGKPNTYMWNTMIRGYSKAQIPEIGFSFFGRMVREGVEMDGRSFVFALRACGQFGRVLEGDSIHCVIWKMGFDSDLLVRNGLLHYYAEGGFLSLARKVFDESSTRDVVTWTAMIDGYAGSNCSDEAMELFGSMLLSNVEPNEVTMIAVFSACSEKGDIGMGKSVHQYIQKKSVNCSLNLLNALLDMYVKCGCLLAAQETFDNMKVRDVFSWTSMVNGYAKCGDLDSARKFFDDMPERNVVSWNAMIAGYTQNNRPNDALKLFYGMVESGMVPTEDSLVCALSACGQLGCLYLGQWIHNYYIDQKRILRSVILGNALMDMYAKCGGINLAAQLFNEMPERNVVSWNTMIAAYAGHAKQALTLFDQMKSTGLKPDSITFVAVLSACSHGGLVSEGKDHFESMARDHGIEPKKEHYACMIDLLGRVGLLEEAYELINKMPMEPTESAWGALLNACKIHGNVEMAKLSAERLLELDPEDSGIYVLLANLCANTKRWDDVQIVRSMMKERGVKKNPGRSLIEVEDEKDAPSL is encoded by the exons ATGAAGTCCCGCTTCCACTCTCTGCTTTCTTCTCACTGGCTCCAAATTCTGAGACAATTCTCGTCAGCCTCCGCCCTTAAACCCACATGGAACTCCAAAACCAACGTAATAATCACTAACCCAACTCTGCAGATCATGGAATCCTGCACCACCATACTCCAGCTGAAGCAAATTCAAGCTCAAATGACTACCACCGGCCTCATCACGCACACCTTTCCGGTCAGCAGGGTGTTAGCCTTCTGCGCTCTCGCCGACGGAGGCGACATTCGATACGCGCGTGTTCTTTTCACCCAGATTGGAAAACCCAATACGTATATGTGGAACACGATGATCAGAGGCTACTCAAAGGCTCAAATTCCAGAAATTGGTTTTTCGTTTTTCGGTCGAATGGTTCGTGAAGGTGTGGAGATGGACGGCCGAAGTTTTGTTTTTGCGCTCAGGGCGTGCGGGCAGTTTGGGAGAGTTTTGGAGGGGGATTCGATTCATTGCGTGATTTGGAAGATGGGTTTTGATTCTGATTTGCTGGTACGAAATGGTTTGCTGCATTATTATGCCGAGGGTGGGTTTCTAAGTCTTGCACGCAAAGTGTTTGATGAAAGTTCTACGAGGGATGTTGTTACTTGGACCGCGATGATTGATGGGTATGCAGGAAGTAATTGTTCTGATGAGGCTATGGAATTGTTCGGCTCGATGTTGTTGAGTAATGTCGAGCCGAATGAGGTTACTATGATTGCAGTGTTTTCGGCGTGTTCCGAAAAGGGAGATATTGGTATGGGAAAGAGTGTTCATCAATACATACAAAAGAAGAGTGTGAATTGTAGCCTAAATTTGCTCAATGCTTTGTTGGATATGTATGTGAAATGCGGATGTTTGCTTGCGGCTCAAGAGACTTTTGACAACATGAAAGTCAGGGATGTATTTTCATGGACTAGCATGGTTAATGGATATGCAAAATGTGGGGACTTGGACTCTGCAAGAAAGTTTTTCGATGACATGCCCGAAAGAAATGTAGTATCTTGGAATGCGATGATTGCTGGTTATACACAGAATAACCGACCAAATGACGCGTTGAAATTGTTTTATGGCATGGTGGAGTCAGGTATGGTTCCAACAGAGGACAGTTTAGTGTGTGCTCTATCTGCTTGTGGTCAATTGGGTTGCCTGTATTTGGGTCAGTGGATTCACAACTACTATATCGATCAAAAGCGTATTCTACGCAGTGTGATTCTGGGGAATGCATTGATGGACATGTATGCCAAGTGTGGGGGTATAAATTTGGCCGCACAACTCTTCAACGAAATGCCAGAGAGAAATGTGGTTTCATGGAACACCATGATTGCCGCATATGCCGGCCATGCGAAGCAAGCGCTTACTCTGTTCGACCAAATGAAAAGTACGGGACTGAAACCAGATTCTATCACATTTGTGGCGGTCTTGTCTGCTTGCAGTCATGGTGGATTAGTTTCTGAAGGCAAAGACCATTTTGAAAGCATGGCTAGGGATCATGGGATCGAGCCGAAAAAGGAACATTATGCTTGTATGATAGATTTACTAGGAAGAGTTGGATTGCTCGAAGAAGCTTACGAGTTGATAAACAAAATGCCAATGGAGCCAACAGAGTCTGCTTGGGGTGCACTTCTTAATGCATGTAAAATTCATGGGAATGTTGAGATGGCTAAGCTTTCTGCTGAGAGACTCTTAGAATTGGATCCCGAAGACAGTGGTATTTATGTATTGCTTGCAAATTTATGCGCTAATACGAAAAGGTGGGACGATGTACAGATAGTTAGGAGCATGATGAAAGAGAGGGGTGTGAAGAAGAATCCGGGGCGAAGCTTGATAGAGGTAGAGG ATGAAAAGGATGCCCCCTCCCTGTAA
- the LOC126590495 gene encoding uncharacterized protein LOC126590495 — MNPAPTCFPLQLIIPEGWPPSSQSPSTSLILGGGNGSRTLLRGLGMSFFNLSISMESNRSCFKWTATSWLRFGAIHTFQLHSNLNLPLTNLFPLSFSLAMTLEVRLGRATLVHPDILENAALEEFDGVDKHVSKKLQVDKLSQVSSALSTTRHQEFVSAQEAPR; from the exons CTTTGCAGCTCATCATCCCAGAAGGCTGGCCCCCCTCCAGCCAAAGTCCATCTACATCTTTGATATTGGGCGGCGGGAATGGCTCCCGGACCCTATTGAGGGGCTTGGGGATGTCCTTCTTCAACCTCAGTATCAGCATGGAGTCGAACCGTTCTTGTTTCAAATGGACGGCAACAAGCTGGCTTCGGTTTGGTGCTATCCATACTTTCCAATTGCACAGCAAT CTCAACCTTCCACTGACCAACCTATTTCCTCTGTCCTTCAGTCTAGCCATGACATTGGAAGTAAGACTAGGAAGAGCGACTTTGGTTCATCCTGACATCTTGGAGAACGCTGCGCTGGAGGAGTTTGATGGCGTTGATAAGCATGTGTCCAAGAAGCTCCAAGTGGATAAATTGTCTCAAGTTAGCTCTGCCTTATCTACCACCCGTCATCAGGAATTCGTCAGTGCTCAAGAAGCTCCAAGATGA